A single Callithrix jacchus isolate 240 chromosome 4, calJac240_pri, whole genome shotgun sequence DNA region contains:
- the LOC128931741 gene encoding histone H3.3A-like, with protein sequence MAPTKQTALKSAGGKAPRKQLAAKAARKSAPSTGGVKKPHRYRPGTVALREIRRYQKSTELLIRKLPFQRLVREIAQDFKTGLRFQSAAIGALQEASEAYLVGLFEDTNLCAIHAKRVTIMPKDIQLARHIRGERA encoded by the coding sequence ATGGCTCCTACAAAGCAGACTGCCCTCAAATCTGCCGGTGGTAAAGCACCCAGGAAGCAACTGGCTGCAAAAGCCGCTCGCAAGAGTGCGCCCTCTACTGGAGGGGTGAAGAAACCTCATCGTTACAGGCCTGGTACTGTGGCACTCCGTGAAATTAGACGTTATCAGAAGTCCACTGAACTTCTGATTCGCAAACTTCCCTTCCAGCGTCTGGTGCGAGAAATTGCTCAGGACTTTAAAACAGGTCTGCGCTTCCAGAGCGCAGCTATTGGTGCTTTGCAGGAGGCAAGTGAGGCCTATCTGGTTGGCCTTTTTGAAGACACCAACCTTTGTGCTATCCATGCCAAACGTGTAACAATTATGCCAAAAGACATCCA